The Sylvia atricapilla isolate bSylAtr1 chromosome 3, bSylAtr1.pri, whole genome shotgun sequence genome has a window encoding:
- the MFSD4B gene encoding sodium-dependent glucose transporter 1, with protein sequence MSLPSAEPCSQEESPAAEDAAVSPPGPEPEPEPDSDPSAAPAPPPAPPGAVRGAGPAGPRSPGPERPSEPAAGAMSEADRELRVRFIEPDDADTETEAAGGRRCCGRCAEGAALRWCITGALCASFLGLGMSIAVLGPTFPNLAANVGKNVSDMYYIFVGRSLGFLGGSVVGGVLFDCMNAALLLALSMLGTTAGLFVIPWCKESLLLTILMSVIGGSMGILDTGANVLTLNTWGSESGPHMQALHFSFAAGAFLAPILAKMALGGSESEELAGAEKTKQSVLKSVPTASATSTAPAPEDHHDGDFLWSYIIIGTYILLVSIFLFALYSKSTSARDKAKGSVQKGRLAKYHWSLVGLLFVFFLFYVGAEVTYGSYVFTYAMIFAEMTESEAAALNSVFWGAFAICRGAAIFGAAFLSPATMIVISLVCSAASSSALAFFAHYRALLWAGTAVYGASMATVFPSGISWIEQYTVIEGKSASLFVVGGALGEMCIPAAVGYLQGRFHHIPVLTYAALVTSIMTVLLFPMMYKLANVPQENDLKEVSDSETRTALLTNSRLTEDEEEEEDVREWNDADFEVIEMNDKLKNSVTDTSLRIPRDSPAEVSLQPHLDNVLGDPPAVTGGSPGRQNGNVDWEKSE encoded by the exons ATGTCGCTCCCCAGCGCcgagccctgctcccaggaggaGTCCCCGGCGGCGGAGGATGCGGCGGTGTCGCCCCCCGGGCCCGAGCCCGAGCCCGAGCCCGATAGCGATCCCTCGGCTGCTCCCGCTCCTCCTCCCGCTCCTCCCGGCGCCgtgcgcggggcggggccggcggggccgcgctccccgGGCCCGGAGCGGCCCTCGGAGCCGGCGGCGGGAGCCATGTCCGAGGCCGACCGGGAGCTGCGCGTCCGCTTCATCGAGCCGGACGATGCCGACACGGAGACGGAGGCGGCCGGCGGCCGAAGGTGCTGCGGGCGATGCGCGGAGGGGGCCGCGCTGCGCTGGTGCATCACCGGGGCGCTCTGCGCCTCCTTCCTGGGGCTG GGGATGAGCATCGCGGTGCTGGGTCCCACCTTCCCCAACCTGGCCGCCAATGTCGGCAAGAACGTCAGCGACATGTACTACATCTTCGTGGGCCGGTCCCTGGGCTTTCTGGGCGGGTCGGTGGTCGGCGGGGTGCTCTTCGACTGCATGAACGCCgctctgctgctgg CCTTATCCATGCTTGGGACAACGGCTGGTCTTTTTGTGATACCCTGGTGTAAGGAATCCCTGCTGTTAACAATCTTGATGTCAGTTATTGGAGGTTCCATGGGAATTCTGGACACAG GTGCCAATGTACTGACACTGAATACCTGGGGATCAGAGTCTGGGCCACATATGCAGGCTTTGCACTTCAGTTTTGCTGCTGGTGCATTTCTGGCTCCAATCCTGGCTAAAATGGCCTTGGGGGGTTCTGAATCTGAAGAACTTGCAGGGgctgaaaagacaaaacagtCTGTCCTGAAGTCTGTGCCAACAGCATCAGCTACATCAACTGCACCAGCACCGGAAGACCATCATGACGGAGATTTTCTGTGGTCCTACATTATCATAGGGACCTATATTCTCTTAGTTTCCAtcttcctttttgctttgtattCAAAGAGCACCTCAGCTAGAGACAAAGCAAAGGGTTCTGTGCAGAAGGGCAGGCTTGCCAAATACCACTGGTCTCTAGTTGGTCTCCTGTTTGTATTCTTCTTGTTCTATGTGGGAGCAGAGGTCACTTACGGCTCTTACGTATTTACTTATGCAATGATCTTCGCTGAGATGACGGAAAGTGAAGCAGCTGCTTTGAATTCTGTCTTTTGGGGCGCGTTTGCCATATGCAGAGGAGCGGCAATCTTCGGTGCTGCCTTCCTGTCCCCTGCCACCATGATCGTAATAAGTCTCgtgtgctctgctgcctcctcgTCAGCCCTGGCCTTCTTTGCACATTACCGAGCCTTGCTGTGGGCAGGCACTGCCGTGTACGGAGCGTCCATGGCCACCGTCTTCCCCAGCGGCATTTCCTGGATAGAGCAGTACACGGTTATTGAAGGGAAATCGGCTTCTCTGTTCGTGGTGGGCGGGGCGCTGGGAGAGATGTGCATTCCTGCCGCGGTGGGCTATCTCCAGGGCAGGTTCCACCACATCCCTGTCCTTACCTACGCTGCCCTTGTCACTTCCATAATGACAGTCCTGCTCTTCCCCATGATGTACAAACTGGCCAACGTTCCCCAGGAGAATGACTTGAAAGAAGTGAGTGACAGCGAGACCCGGACAGCTTTGTTGACAAACTCGAGGCTTactgaggatgaggaggaggaggaggatgtgagAGAGTGGAATGATGCAGACTTTGAGGTGATAGAAATGAATGACAAGCTGAAAAACTCTGTGACGGACACCTCTCTTCGGATACCACGGGACTCTCCAGCTGaagtctctctccagccccATCTGGACAATGTACTGGGTGATCCTCCAGCAGTTACTGGTGGCTCCCCTGGGAGACAAAATGGGAATGTTGACTGGGAGAAGAGTGAATAG